From Candidatus Poribacteria bacterium:
TGTGGCACTCTTCAAATCTGCCTTTGCGAGTTGTGTGGTTTTGAACGTCTTTTCAGCAAACTCCAATGCGGGTTCAGTAAAGTCGCCTTTGTCTCCGAGATAGATGAACCCGACTTCTACTGCAGCATTACCAATAGTTATACCAAAAAAGAGAAGAAATGTCAAACAAAATACGATTTGGCGAAACTTATTAGCCAAATCTTGCCATTTAAAAGTCCGTTCCATAGTCGCTCCTTATGCTTTTAAGCAGGATAGCGCATAAACGCTTATTCAAGGGTTCGGTTCAATAACTCAATATTAGACTTCTCTTTCACTAAATAATATCACGGAATAACGTTTTTGTCAAAATTTCACCACAGAATCCGCTAAACTTACCTTTACGAGGTTAAGTCCGTGCTGTCATGGCAGTTGCGAAGTCGTTCGTTACCCATTTTCACGAAACTCGGTTCAATTTCAAACCCAATGAAATTCCGCTGATGTCGTTTACACACCACAGGACAAGTGCCTACTCCGACAAAGGGATCCAAAACAAGGTCCCCTGGTGATGAACTTGCCAATACGATCCGTTCAATCAACCGCTCCGGTTTTTGGATTGTATTGAGTGCCTTTCTGCTTACCAACTCTTTGGACTTGTAGGTGAGTTGTTTTATATCTCCCCAGACATCACCCGGATTCTTTCCTTTCGGATTGTATTTCGTTTTACCAAATTTACCGTTCGTTACGGACGGCACGTTTTCACACCGATGCCGATGCTCTAATTCAACGAGTTGTTTGACTCTGATAGGATCTAAGTTATAGCACTGTGGCTTTTTGCCCTTGATAAAATAACAGATGATATCGTAATTATTAGTGTAATTGATCCGTCCTTGTGCAAGTCTGCTCGGTTGATACCACACGATTTTTGAACGTAGGTTCAGAAACTGCCGATAGTCTATAAAGTCGATGCAGTCGGGTTTCCCAAAAAGATAGAGTGCACCGCCATCCTTCAACTTCGGGGCGAAACTTTCGATAAGTTCGAGATTAAATTCCTGAATTGAGGAAATCTCGTCCCACGGTTCTTCCGTTACGCCGTACGGTCCATCACACACAATCAAATCCACTGAGGCATCCTCTACCTCTTTGATCAGAGTAAACATGTCGCCGCAATGAATGGTGTTGTGTGCAAGCATAATTTCGTTATCTCAACTCCACGGGCAGATTTAATCTTTGTTGGCATGGTGTATCGCTTTCCCAGCGACTATTCCGAGCCCCGTGAGGAACACTACAAGCGTCAAAATTGCAACCCATTCCATCATAATTCCTCCAATTTATCAATTTTTCGATATGCTACATTATTGAGCC
This genomic window contains:
- a CDS encoding site-specific DNA-methyltransferase, whose protein sequence is MFTLIKEVEDASVDLIVCDGPYGVTEEPWDEISSIQEFNLELIESFAPKLKDGGALYLFGKPDCIDFIDYRQFLNLRSKIVWYQPSRLAQGRINYTNNYDIICYFIKGKKPQCYNLDPIRVKQLVELEHRHRCENVPSVTNGKFGKTKYNPKGKNPGDVWGDIKQLTYKSKELVSRKALNTIQKPERLIERIVLASSSPGDLVLDPFVGVGTCPVVCKRHQRNFIGFEIEPSFVKMGNERLRNCHDSTDLTS